The following proteins are co-located in the Candidatus Obscuribacterales bacterium genome:
- the hypE gene encoding hydrogenase expression/formation protein HypE, which translates to MPSVTRGMSQRSHPRRPHLESTVTLAHGSGGRAMHDLIDSIFVAHFQSDPAPLDDQARIDLVALTRLGDRLAFTTDSYVVDPLFFPGSNIGELAVNGTVNDLCVSGAIPLYLTCSVILEEGLSTDLLAQIVDHMAIAAARARVQIVTGDTKVVPRGSVDKIFINTAGIGVMRAGVNPCATALQPGDRILINGAIGNHGAAILVARGELALDTDIQSDCRPLNSLVDAIVAVCPDVRAMRDATRGGVATVLNEFATASQVSIQLQEEDIPIDEPVAGLCELLGLDPLYLANEGKLVVVVPAHRVDETLAAMRSHPAGQGSCCIGQVGDRSPGLVSLQTAFGTERVVDVLVGDQLPRIC; encoded by the coding sequence ATGCCCTCGGTTACTCGTGGTATGTCTCAGCGATCGCACCCTCGTCGTCCGCACCTTGAATCGACCGTGACCCTAGCGCACGGCAGCGGTGGTCGGGCCATGCATGATCTGATTGACAGTATTTTTGTAGCGCATTTTCAGTCAGATCCAGCTCCCCTAGACGATCAGGCCCGCATTGATTTAGTGGCTTTGACGAGGTTGGGCGATCGCCTGGCCTTCACCACCGATTCCTATGTCGTCGATCCGCTCTTTTTTCCCGGCAGTAACATTGGTGAACTAGCAGTCAATGGCACGGTGAACGATCTCTGTGTCAGTGGTGCCATTCCGCTCTACCTAACCTGTAGCGTTATCTTAGAAGAAGGCCTATCAACCGATCTCCTAGCCCAGATCGTAGACCACATGGCGATCGCCGCCGCCCGAGCTAGGGTGCAGATCGTCACAGGAGATACGAAAGTTGTACCACGCGGCTCTGTAGATAAGATATTCATCAATACGGCTGGTATCGGCGTCATGCGTGCAGGGGTTAATCCTTGTGCCACGGCCTTACAGCCAGGCGATCGCATCCTGATCAACGGAGCGATCGGTAACCACGGTGCCGCCATCTTGGTCGCGCGGGGTGAATTGGCCCTAGATACCGATATTCAAAGTGACTGTCGGCCGTTGAATAGTTTGGTTGATGCGATCGTAGCGGTATGCCCTGATGTACGGGCTATGCGGGATGCCACGCGGGGAGGTGTCGCCACGGTGCTCAACGAATTTGCCACAGCTTCCCAGGTGAGTATTCAACTGCAGGAGGAGGATATTCCCATCGATGAACCCGTTGCAGGGCTTTGTGAACTGTTAGGGCTAGATCCGCTGTACCTTGCTAATGAAGGCAAACTAGTTGTCGTAGTGCCCGCCCATCGAGTAGACGAGACCCTAGCCGCCATGCGATCGCATCCAGCCGGGCAGGGAAGTTGCTGTATTGGTCAAGTGGGCGATCGCTCTCCAGGACTGGTATCGCTGCAAACAGCCTTTGGTACGGAGCGGGTGGTGGATGTATTAGTGGGGGATCAACTGCCGAGGATTTGCTGA
- a CDS encoding hydrogenase maturation nickel metallochaperone HypA: MHELGLTETIVAIALDHAQGAHVLRLTLEVGQLTAVMPDAIRFCFDVCAQGTLLEGAVLEIIQPPGLGQCRVCGATLSLDSPFGQCTCGSVDLTIIQGQELIIKELELEELCV, from the coding sequence ATGCATGAATTAGGACTGACCGAAACCATCGTAGCGATCGCCCTCGACCATGCCCAAGGCGCTCACGTCCTACGCCTTACCCTGGAAGTGGGGCAACTGACTGCCGTCATGCCCGATGCCATTCGCTTTTGTTTTGATGTTTGTGCTCAGGGTACGTTACTAGAAGGTGCTGTGCTAGAGATTATACAACCGCCTGGTCTTGGGCAATGTCGAGTTTGTGGTGCCACGCTGTCTCTCGATAGTCCCTTTGGGCAATGTACCTGCGGCAGCGTCGATCTAACGATTATTCAAGGACAGGAATTAATCATTAAAGAACTGGAATTGGAGGAATTATGTGTGTAA
- the hypB gene encoding hydrogenase nickel incorporation protein HypB gives MCVTCGCSDEATPTLTHPVTGKLEAIASIHTPQSHTHIQPDGTILTHHHSHDHSPDHHPDQSAVLHAQHHGTTLTLEQRLLSKNDAIANQNRGWLKGRESVALNLVSSPGAGKTTLLVRTLEDLQSDRPMVVIEGDQATSHDADRIQATGCAAIQVNTGTGCHLDAAMVEQGLDMLHPPLGSLVWIENVGNLVCPALFDLGETAKVVILSVTEGDDKPIKYPHMFRASQVMVLTKIDLLPYVAFDVDRCLDYAYQVNPNLTCFQLSATTGAGLEDWYSWLRQLHA, from the coding sequence ATGTGTGTAACCTGCGGCTGTTCTGATGAAGCAACACCTACGCTTACTCATCCCGTCACGGGAAAACTAGAAGCGATCGCCTCCATCCATACCCCCCAGAGCCATACGCACATCCAACCTGATGGAACAATTCTTACCCATCACCATAGTCACGACCATAGCCCTGATCATCATCCTGATCAGTCTGCCGTTCTCCATGCTCAACATCACGGCACAACCCTTACCTTAGAACAGCGCCTGCTCTCGAAAAATGATGCGATCGCCAACCAGAACCGAGGCTGGCTCAAAGGTCGAGAATCTGTAGCTCTGAACTTGGTCAGCTCTCCTGGGGCTGGTAAAACCACTCTTCTGGTGCGTACCCTTGAGGATTTACAGAGCGATCGCCCCATGGTAGTTATTGAGGGCGATCAGGCTACAAGCCACGACGCCGACCGCATTCAGGCTACTGGTTGTGCTGCCATTCAGGTCAATACCGGCACCGGCTGCCATCTAGATGCTGCCATGGTAGAGCAAGGGTTAGATATGTTGCATCCACCCCTTGGATCGTTGGTGTGGATTGAGAATGTAGGTAACTTAGTGTGTCCCGCCCTATTTGACCTTGGGGAAACTGCTAAAGTGGTGATTCTCTCGGTAACTGAGGGGGACGATAAACCCATTAAGTATCCCCATATGTTCCGAGCGAGTCAGGTGATGGTGCTCACCAAAATTGACTTGTTGCCCTACGTCGCCTTTGATGTTGATCGCTGTCTGGACTACGCCTATCAAGTGAATCCTAACCTAACCTGCTTCCAGCTGTCGGCAACAACCGGAGCTGGCTTAGAGGACTGGTACTCCTGGCTACGGCAACTACATGCCTAA